The following proteins are encoded in a genomic region of Micromonospora olivasterospora:
- the istB gene encoding IS21-like element helper ATPase IstB gives MSELVTNRIHASATKLGLPHLAKTLRELTGRADTEAMGYLEFLDLVLEEELAVRDERRFRAGLRLSKLPHHKTLDDYDFSFQPDLDPRKVRDLATLAFVQAKANVALLGPPGVGKTHIAVSLAVAACRAGFTVYFTTLDDMVRHLTAADAIGRLARKLQTYLRPTVLVIDEVGYQPLERPEANLVFQVISKRYEKGSTLLTSNKGFGEWGQVFGDEVLATAILDRLLHHCDVVPINGPSYRLKNRLTAIENVA, from the coding sequence GTGAGTGAGCTGGTCACCAACCGCATCCACGCCAGCGCCACCAAACTCGGCCTGCCTCACCTGGCCAAGACGCTGCGGGAACTCACCGGCCGGGCCGACACCGAAGCCATGGGCTACCTGGAGTTCCTCGACCTCGTCCTGGAAGAGGAACTCGCCGTCCGCGACGAACGCCGCTTCCGCGCCGGGCTACGCCTGTCGAAGCTGCCGCACCACAAGACCCTCGACGACTACGACTTCAGCTTCCAACCCGACCTGGACCCCCGCAAGGTCCGTGACCTCGCGACCCTCGCATTCGTGCAGGCCAAGGCCAACGTCGCTCTCCTCGGCCCACCCGGCGTCGGCAAGACCCACATCGCCGTGTCCCTCGCGGTCGCCGCCTGCCGAGCCGGATTCACCGTCTACTTCACCACCCTCGACGACATGGTCCGCCACCTCACCGCCGCCGACGCGATCGGCCGCCTGGCCCGCAAGCTGCAAACCTACCTACGCCCCACCGTCCTGGTCATCGACGAAGTGGGCTACCAACCCCTCGAACGACCCGAGGCCAACCTCGTCTTCCAAGTGATCTCGAAACGCTACGAGAAGGGCTCCACCCTGCTGACCTCGAACAAAGGCTTCGGCGAATGGGGCCAAGTCTTCGGCGACGAGGTCCTGGCCACCGCCATCCTCGACCGGCTCCTGCACCACTGCGACGTCGTCCCCATCAACGGCCCCAGCTACCGACTCAAGAACCGCCTCACCGCCATCGAGAACGTCGCCTGA
- a CDS encoding Mu transposase domain-containing protein has product MQVTIIRDHVLAGRAFSSLAELDATFMAWVPQRRAVRHRTHGEIIGVRAVRDHAALRPIPARPYVVADRHLRHVGKDCLVAYAGNLYSVPARRVRHRQLVEIRATAATITIHAIVPGLDGTTLLATHQRAVGRGARVVDESHWDGLPDGHTRAVTIGDPDSGQSTARRPARHDGGQGPLQALLNRAAAAQIAVEARPLSVYEQIAAASPFTNRPHLKDVSK; this is encoded by the coding sequence TTGCAGGTCACCATCATCCGCGATCATGTCCTGGCCGGGCGGGCGTTCTCGTCGCTGGCCGAACTCGACGCCACGTTCATGGCCTGGGTGCCACAGCGGCGGGCCGTAAGGCATCGCACCCACGGCGAGATCATCGGCGTGCGGGCGGTCCGCGACCACGCCGCGCTGCGACCGATCCCCGCCCGGCCGTATGTGGTCGCCGACCGGCATCTGCGGCACGTCGGCAAGGACTGCCTGGTCGCCTACGCCGGCAACCTCTACTCCGTGCCGGCCCGACGGGTCCGCCACCGCCAACTCGTGGAGATTCGGGCGACCGCCGCCACGATCACTATTCACGCCATCGTGCCCGGTCTGGACGGCACCACGCTGCTGGCCACGCACCAGCGGGCCGTGGGCCGCGGCGCCCGCGTGGTCGACGAGAGCCACTGGGACGGTCTGCCCGACGGACACACCCGGGCCGTCACCATCGGCGACCCCGACAGCGGGCAGTCGACCGCACGCCGACCGGCCCGTCACGACGGCGGCCAGGGGCCGCTGCAAGCCCTGCTCAACCGGGCCGCCGCCGCCCAGATCGCCGTCGAGGCCCGGCCGCTGTCGGTCTATGAGCAGATCGCTGCGGCCAGCCCGTTCACCAACCGCCCACACCTGAAGGACGTCTCGAAGTGA